The following coding sequences are from one Capsicum annuum cultivar UCD-10X-F1 chromosome 3, UCD10Xv1.1, whole genome shotgun sequence window:
- the LOC107862976 gene encoding uncharacterized protein LOC107862976 codes for MEVLGKSMVAVPTNVIYLSTILGQDGPNPVHKCDSKCENEHVCGNMYRCRLTGLTHICDKNCNQRILYDNHNSLCRVSRQIFPLTQAEVQAVRGVRRKFDADSSPSDSCAFKRRRDAHFHPSPFERSFTAVSPICSQVGDGMDMN; via the coding sequence ATGGAGGTACTTGGAAAATCTATGGTAGCAGTGCCTACAAATGTTATATATCTGTCAACTATTCTTGGCCAAGATGGCCCAAACCCTGTTCACAAGTGTGATTCGAAATGTGAAAATGAACATGTGTGTGGGAATATGTACCGCTGCCGTCTAACTGGGCTGACACACATTTGCGACAAAAACTGTAACCAGCGAATATTATATGATAACCATAACTCTCTTTGCAGAGTTAGCAGACAGATTTTCCCATTAACACAAGCTGAAGTGCAGGCTGTGAGAGGTGTACGGAGGAAGTTTGATGCTGATAGTTCCCCTTCTGATAGCTGTGCCTTTAAGCGCAGAAGGGATGCCCATTTCCACCCATCACCATTTGAGAGATCTTTCACTGCTGTTAGTCCCATTTGCAGTCAAGTTGGAGATGGCATGGACATGAACTAG